A DNA window from Haliovirga abyssi contains the following coding sequences:
- a CDS encoding capsule assembly Wzi family protein produces the protein MKIIKIIILFLFLTINIFANIKLNLGYIKSENYDLNYNNYKTGKDVSNGYTDFLLKVKDYDNNRSFLNINFDNLNSKEDIKYNFEIELYEGFGTYIEKESVVYPIINIKNWDQNFPYKCYIQYKDLKIGRDKLAWGVGKFGNLILSDFSKYYDMIEFKHKFKYVDFDYVLISLNPYLTKVESDIIDNDTEINSQGKIYSEPYKFFIAHRLTFNLTRKIKMALTEAQVVGGKIPGLDLINPLYIYHNSFTEGYSNVMAGIDMNYKSKKYEIYGSGVLDDIVVADEKDSNSKPTALGYLGGFEYNLKNIKLNFEYARTSKWLYNRENEYLKFTNRRIIVTTYGNSGRYVVDYPIGYFLGADARTYSLKIDYNNFRFIYQKYEKGEVNLQTDYNKAIGDKNWMELSGIIEVRDIFNIEYKYKNIKFFYNKEFINNFSNQSGEKRVSDEFGFKVLLKI, from the coding sequence ATGAAAATAATAAAAATAATTATATTGTTTTTATTTTTAACAATAAATATTTTTGCAAATATAAAACTAAATTTGGGTTATATAAAATCTGAAAATTATGATTTGAATTATAATAATTATAAAACTGGAAAAGATGTATCAAATGGCTATACTGATTTTTTGTTAAAAGTAAAAGATTATGATAATAATAGAAGTTTTTTAAATATAAATTTTGATAATTTAAATTCAAAAGAAGATATTAAATATAATTTTGAAATAGAATTATATGAAGGATTTGGTACTTATATAGAAAAAGAAAGTGTAGTTTATCCAATAATTAATATAAAAAATTGGGATCAAAATTTTCCTTATAAATGCTATATACAATATAAAGATTTAAAAATAGGAAGAGATAAATTAGCTTGGGGTGTTGGAAAATTTGGGAATTTGATATTATCCGATTTTTCTAAATATTATGATATGATAGAATTTAAACATAAATTTAAATATGTAGATTTTGATTATGTTTTAATTAGTTTAAATCCATATCTAACTAAGGTGGAAAGTGATATAATAGATAATGATACAGAAATAAATAGTCAAGGAAAAATTTATTCTGAGCCATATAAATTTTTTATAGCACATAGATTAACTTTTAATTTGACTAGAAAAATTAAAATGGCATTAACAGAAGCACAAGTTGTAGGAGGGAAAATCCCAGGATTAGATCTGATAAATCCGTTATATATATATCATAATAGTTTTACAGAGGGATATTCTAATGTTATGGCAGGAATTGACATGAATTATAAAAGTAAAAAATATGAAATATATGGAAGTGGAGTTTTAGATGATATAGTGGTGGCAGATGAAAAGGACTCTAATTCAAAACCAACTGCATTAGGTTATTTAGGTGGATTCGAATATAATTTAAAAAATATTAAATTAAATTTTGAGTATGCAAGGACTTCTAAATGGCTATATAATAGAGAAAATGAATATTTAAAATTTACAAATAGGAGAATAATTGTAACTACTTATGGAAATTCAGGTAGATATGTTGTAGATTATCCTATTGGATATTTTTTAGGGGCTGATGCGAGAACTTACAGTTTGAAAATAGATTATAATAATTTCAGATTTATATATCAAAAATATGAAAAAGGAGAAGTTAATTTACAAACTGACTATAATAAAGCTATAGGTGATAAAAATTGGATGGAGTTAAGTGGAATAATTGAAGTTAGAGATATATTTAATATTGAGTATAAATATAAAAATATAAAGTTTTTTTATAATAAAGAGTTTATAAATAATTTTTCAAATCAATCAGGAGAAAAAAGAGTTAGTGATGAGTTTGGATTTAAGGTTTTATTGAAAATTTAG
- a CDS encoding DMT family transporter, which translates to MNKKKIFLADTGLIYSAAIWGATFYLVKDSLGALNPVVLVGYRFLLASFIILPYLIIKKINIFHNIKSGLLLGILLWLLYVPQTVGLKYTTASNSGFITGLFIVFVPLFSYLIFKEFPSFMKLISVILATIGLWILTGGLKEINIGDIFTLGAAVAYSLHLLFAGKIMKKKNNPYLLNFQQFFFVGIFSIIFSLFAKYPLSGLSRSSINVILFLAIFPTITAFVVQLEAQKFTSSLKVAVIFSLEPVFAAIFSWTLGGETFKISGIIGGSFIVSAMILSEMRLEKIKKFYINYKK; encoded by the coding sequence ATGAACAAGAAAAAAATATTTTTAGCTGATACTGGGCTTATATATTCAGCTGCAATATGGGGAGCAACATTTTATTTAGTAAAAGATAGTTTAGGAGCGTTAAATCCAGTTGTTCTAGTTGGATATAGATTTTTATTAGCTTCATTTATAATATTGCCATATTTAATAATAAAAAAAATTAATATATTTCACAATATTAAATCAGGATTACTATTAGGAATTTTATTATGGCTATTATATGTACCACAAACAGTTGGATTAAAATATACAACAGCTTCCAACTCAGGTTTTATCACAGGATTATTTATAGTTTTTGTTCCGTTATTTTCATATTTAATTTTTAAAGAGTTTCCATCATTTATGAAATTAATTTCAGTTATATTGGCTACAATTGGATTATGGATATTAACTGGTGGGCTAAAAGAAATTAATATTGGAGATATATTTACGTTAGGAGCAGCAGTAGCATATTCTTTACACCTTTTATTTGCTGGTAAAATAATGAAAAAGAAAAATAACCCTTATTTATTAAATTTTCAACAATTTTTTTTTGTAGGAATATTTAGCATTATTTTTTCATTATTTGCAAAATATCCGTTGTCAGGATTATCTAGGTCATCAATAAATGTAATTTTATTTTTAGCTATTTTTCCGACCATAACAGCATTTGTAGTGCAATTAGAAGCACAAAAATTTACAAGTTCTTTAAAAGTAGCTGTTATTTTTTCTTTAGAGCCAGTTTTTGCTGCTATTTTTTCTTGGACATTAGGAGGAGAAACTTTTAAAATAAGTGGAATTATAGGAGGAAGTTTTATTGTTTCTGCAATGATTTTATCAGAAATGAGATTAGAAAAAATAAAGAAATTTTATATAAATTATAAAAAATAA
- a CDS encoding SDR family NAD(P)-dependent oxidoreductase: protein MNISIITGGTSGLGLEMSKKLVKNNKNIIIIGRNGERLEKIKKTLEKENNNVKIYSYQMDISNEEDIKKLENFIIENNFIIENLFNVAGVGIFGAVDKILKTDIEKVLNSNLIGLILMTSHMIKFLRNNKKKSKIISVLSTAAIKGKANESIYCASKWGARGFIKSLEEELKNSNINIITFFPGGMNTEFWKETDVNVSKFMNPEEIAELIVKMSLEEKSFVPSEVVLNRN from the coding sequence ATGAATATATCAATAATTACTGGGGGAACATCGGGATTAGGATTAGAAATGTCAAAGAAGTTAGTTAAAAATAATAAAAATATAATTATTATTGGCAGGAATGGAGAAAGATTAGAAAAAATTAAAAAAACGTTAGAAAAAGAAAATAATAATGTTAAAATTTATTCATATCAAATGGATATTTCAAATGAAGAAGATATAAAAAAACTTGAAAATTTTATAATTGAAAATAATTTTATAATTGAAAATTTATTTAATGTAGCAGGAGTTGGAATTTTTGGAGCTGTAGATAAAATTTTAAAAACAGATATTGAAAAAGTTTTAAATTCAAATTTAATAGGATTAATTTTAATGACATCCCATATGATAAAGTTTTTAAGGAATAATAAAAAAAAATCAAAAATTATTAGTGTATTATCAACAGCAGCAATAAAAGGGAAAGCAAATGAGTCAATATATTGTGCTTCAAAGTGGGGAGCTCGTGGATTTATAAAATCGTTAGAAGAAGAATTAAAAAATTCTAATATAAATATAATTACATTTTTTCCAGGAGGGATGAATACAGAATTTTGGAAAGAAACAGATGTGAATGTATCAAAATTTATGAACCCAGAAGAAATTGCAGAATTGATAGTAAAAATGTCATTAGAAGAAAAAAGTTTTGTTCCGTCAGAAGTTGTATTAAACAGAAACTGA
- the purN gene encoding phosphoribosylglycinamide formyltransferase — MKIGVLISGSGTNLQAIIDSITQGIIKKSTIEVVVSNVKSAYGLERAKQAGIKAIYINSKEYNSREEYDKKIVEILKENGVELIILAGYLKWITPYFVNQYKNKILNIHPSLLPSFKGLHAIEKAYEYGVKMTGVTVHFVDESEDGGAIILQEGIRLDEGISLEKLEEQIHKVEHKLYPKAIEKFVTGKIKLEGRKVIVEK; from the coding sequence ATGAAAATAGGAGTTTTAATTTCTGGAAGTGGTACAAATTTACAAGCAATTATTGATTCTATAACACAAGGGATAATAAAAAAAAGTACAATAGAAGTAGTTGTAAGCAATGTGAAATCAGCTTATGGACTGGAAAGAGCAAAACAAGCGGGAATAAAAGCTATATATATAAATTCAAAAGAATATAATTCTAGAGAAGAGTATGATAAAAAAATTGTAGAAATATTAAAAGAAAATGGCGTAGAATTAATAATATTAGCAGGATATTTAAAATGGATTACTCCATATTTCGTAAATCAATATAAAAATAAAATTTTAAATATTCATCCTTCACTATTACCTTCATTTAAAGGATTGCATGCAATAGAAAAAGCTTATGAATATGGAGTAAAAATGACAGGAGTAACAGTTCATTTTGTAGATGAATCAGAAGATGGTGGAGCAATAATATTACAAGAAGGAATTAGATTAGATGAAGGAATAAGTTTGGAAAAATTAGAGGAGCAAATACATAAAGTAGAACATAAATTATATCCAAAAGCAATAGAAAAATTTGTAACTGGAAAAATAAAGTTAGAAGGTAGAAAAGTAATAGTGGAAAAATGA
- a CDS encoding ABC transporter substrate-binding protein, producing the protein MKKYVVYILILGILIGINGCRKKKAQVKKIKIIYASNMYPIPATEEVIKRFNAIQNKIEVVHLNLSGTTNEVHDKYETILSRRSHDIDLFLGDVVWVAEMAQKGYILDIDDYIKRDNINLSNYIEGSLKATYYKNKIWGLPIFIDAGMLFYRKDIVATPPKSWDELIEMAKRYKGKKGTVDGYDFQCYSYEGLICNFLEYIYSYGGEVLDSNENVVIDSKEAKRGFEKFMEIEKSDFVPKDIKNYKEKESENNFLGGKSVFSRNWPYLWSESLKTDLKGKIGISPLPKGDKKSAAVLGGWVGMINKSTKHKEEAWEFLKFLASEEGEKIRAIKNGVSPTYIPLYRDKGLTELYPYFKNPEFLKALKAAVPRPVSPVYPKVSEIMQIEILKVINNEETIDQSLKNMEMKIKDAIKSK; encoded by the coding sequence ATGAAAAAATATGTGGTGTATATTTTAATCTTAGGAATACTAATTGGAATAAATGGATGTAGAAAAAAGAAAGCTCAAGTAAAAAAGATAAAAATAATTTATGCAAGTAATATGTATCCAATTCCAGCAACAGAAGAAGTAATAAAAAGATTTAATGCTATTCAAAATAAAATAGAGGTTGTTCATTTGAATTTATCAGGTACAACGAATGAAGTACATGATAAATATGAAACAATATTATCAAGAAGAAGTCATGATATTGACTTGTTTTTGGGCGATGTTGTATGGGTCGCAGAAATGGCTCAAAAAGGATATATATTAGATATAGATGATTATATCAAAAGGGATAATATAAATTTATCAAATTATATAGAAGGAAGTTTAAAGGCTACATATTATAAAAATAAAATTTGGGGATTACCAATATTTATAGATGCTGGAATGTTATTTTATAGGAAAGATATAGTTGCTACCCCACCAAAGAGTTGGGATGAGCTAATAGAAATGGCTAAAAGATATAAAGGTAAAAAAGGAACTGTCGATGGATATGATTTTCAATGCTATTCATATGAAGGGTTAATATGTAACTTTTTAGAATATATTTATTCTTATGGAGGAGAAGTTTTAGATTCAAACGAAAATGTAGTTATAGATAGCAAAGAAGCAAAAAGAGGATTTGAAAAATTTATGGAAATAGAAAAATCTGATTTTGTTCCAAAAGATATTAAAAATTATAAAGAAAAAGAAAGTGAGAATAATTTTTTAGGTGGGAAATCTGTTTTCTCTAGGAATTGGCCATATCTATGGAGCGAATCTTTAAAAACAGATTTGAAAGGTAAAATTGGAATATCACCTTTGCCAAAAGGAGATAAAAAATCTGCAGCAGTTTTAGGTGGATGGGTTGGAATGATAAACAAAAGTACGAAGCATAAAGAAGAAGCATGGGAATTTTTGAAATTTTTAGCAAGTGAGGAAGGGGAAAAAATTAGAGCCATAAAAAATGGAGTTTCCCCAACATATATACCATTATACAGAGATAAAGGATTAACAGAATTATATCCATATTTTAAAAATCCTGAATTTTTAAAAGCATTAAAAGCAGCTGTTCCAAGACCAGTATCTCCTGTGTATCCAAAGGTATCTGAAATTATGCAGATTGAGATATTAAAAGTTATAAATAATGAAGAAACAATAGATCAATCTTTAAAGAATATGGAAATGAAAATAAAAGATGCCATAAAATCAAAATAG
- a CDS encoding diguanylate cyclase domain-containing protein: MKNILFLSDNDFLKNYLSGIGFNLLSISECKKNNLDLIIVSEKRIDEVERIERKDINDIHKILLLDTYTKVDEIKSKILFPIDYFILKDDNLDEILKKIDNSIELIKIKKEKKFLLDTIKELNDINNRLIRKSQTLEDELNTDELANVYNRNFLIKRLQEELERVKRHDRNFAVAIIDIRELKVINKKYGYLIGDEVIKKVSKITSETIRNSDVLGRLSGNIFMVILPEIIEKYAVKVIERIINKVELTKIKDINLSVNCGFVLIKKDNIEEFSESNKILNILNKLIYYSKKIDQKIVEYKDENMNAIEEIENIVGLDEVEEEHNVLWEELNKSKKFIKNLLPKYDDWSEKINFGHLYLPFNFIGGDFFDFIEIDEDKTAIIFCDVSGHGVSSALYITSIKYIFKDLIVEKKIYEPEMVLDEFNKRILEISKGAVFVVTTYGYIDRKNKKFVFGFGGGTSPIKIDVKEKKMENLVEDGGFAIGLFEEAYFERKEIEIGMDDMILFYSDGIYEFLIENNIVEDDKQFYDIVKNSIDNEPDKFIGNIYKFMQEKTDKDIDFNDDITLLAVRCNICKNDM, from the coding sequence ATGAAAAATATTTTATTTTTAAGCGATAATGATTTTTTGAAAAATTATTTATCAGGAATTGGTTTCAATTTGTTAAGTATATCTGAATGTAAAAAAAATAATTTAGATTTAATAATTGTTTCTGAAAAAAGAATAGATGAAGTAGAAAGAATAGAAAGAAAGGATATTAATGATATTCATAAGATATTATTATTAGATACATATACAAAAGTTGATGAAATAAAATCTAAAATATTATTCCCAATAGATTATTTTATTTTAAAAGATGATAATTTAGATGAAATTTTAAAAAAAATAGATAATAGTATTGAATTAATAAAAATAAAAAAAGAAAAGAAATTTTTATTGGATACAATAAAAGAATTGAATGATATTAATAATAGATTAATTAGAAAATCTCAAACTTTGGAAGATGAATTAAATACAGATGAATTAGCAAATGTATATAATAGAAATTTTTTAATAAAAAGATTACAAGAAGAATTAGAAAGAGTAAAAAGACATGACAGAAATTTTGCAGTGGCAATAATAGATATTAGAGAGTTAAAAGTTATAAATAAAAAATATGGATATTTAATTGGAGATGAAGTCATAAAAAAAGTTTCAAAAATCACAAGTGAAACTATTAGAAATAGTGATGTTTTAGGAAGATTAAGTGGGAATATATTTATGGTTATTTTACCAGAAATAATAGAAAAATATGCAGTTAAAGTTATAGAAAGAATTATTAATAAAGTGGAATTAACTAAAATAAAAGATATAAATTTATCTGTTAATTGTGGATTTGTATTGATAAAAAAAGATAATATAGAAGAATTTTCAGAAAGTAATAAAATATTGAATATATTGAATAAGTTGATATATTATTCAAAAAAAATAGATCAAAAAATAGTAGAATATAAAGATGAAAATATGAATGCTATTGAAGAAATAGAAAATATAGTAGGATTAGATGAAGTAGAGGAAGAGCATAATGTATTGTGGGAAGAATTAAATAAAAGTAAAAAATTCATAAAAAATTTACTTCCAAAATATGATGATTGGAGTGAAAAAATAAATTTTGGACATTTATATCTTCCGTTTAATTTTATTGGAGGAGATTTTTTTGATTTTATTGAAATTGATGAAGATAAAACAGCAATTATTTTTTGTGATGTGTCAGGACATGGAGTCTCATCAGCATTATATATAACTTCAATAAAATATATATTTAAAGATTTGATTGTGGAAAAGAAAATATACGAGCCAGAAATGGTTTTGGATGAATTTAACAAAAGGATTTTAGAAATATCAAAGGGAGCAGTTTTTGTAGTTACAACATATGGATATATAGATAGAAAAAATAAAAAATTTGTATTTGGATTTGGAGGGGGAACTTCTCCAATAAAAATAGATGTAAAAGAAAAAAAGATGGAAAATCTAGTTGAGGATGGAGGGTTTGCAATAGGTCTATTTGAAGAGGCTTATTTTGAGAGAAAAGAGATTGAAATAGGTATGGATGATATGATATTATTTTATTCTGATGGGATATATGAATTTTTAATAGAAAATAATATAGTAGAAGATGATAAACAATTTTATGATATAGTAAAGAATAGTATAGATAATGAGCCAGATAAATTCATTGGAAATATATATAAATTTATGCAGGAAAAAACTGATAAAGATATAGATTTTAATGACGATATTACTTTGCTTGCAGTTAGATGTAATATTTGTAAGAATGATATGTAG
- a CDS encoding HAMP domain-containing sensor histidine kinase: MKKLTLREKIVVFSALFIIIPSIFITIVSIKISTGIIETQMNNNREQLLLQIKSDLDNKLSSVESVIVLLNNDIKARDIILKKNNKAEDSRYIRNMLKNIVTSEGDIISSISVYSYKNNNFFSYGDVKYNPKFKSEEWNKNSLSKNGGFYYGLPNDISDYDNINWPTIVVGKAFYFSNGKKPDFVMKILLRMEFFTKFINKTFYGKNSKSFIINNSGKMIVCGEQSNKIKFYKNLDEISKKDNFKNILKKVNVLKTKENSYVHIHNGKYVVYMVNFSGNSWSLVSAIPTNNITSELKKIIWIVLIILIITIVIETYFLFLFFYKELISPLNEILAVIKNFKISGIGNIKMFENNIKKNELEQIKIVILEMMQEIQNNYKDIQLNNNELKEIHIKLENKINELKELGSEKDSFLERTSYELISNLENTLAIIEVLFNKVIGQLTKEQEYNLKMIYANINKLMNTTNDVLELSKLKKNKIKLDIEDFNIKNIVDNEIKNLNVYALNKNLEISNNITEDIYVRGDKVRVKKIFYNLIENSIKFTKKGNVEISYNILKDKNRIEISISDTGVGIKKEMYSLIFDSFEKSYKMFGEREKLKGLGLYVVKKIVEAHGEELKIDSKIGVGTKISFILTLSESSKN, encoded by the coding sequence ATGAAAAAATTAACTTTAAGGGAAAAAATAGTTGTTTTTAGCGCACTGTTTATTATAATTCCTTCTATATTTATTACAATAGTTTCAATTAAAATTTCTACAGGAATAATAGAAACTCAAATGAATAATAATCGAGAACAATTATTGCTACAGATAAAAAGCGATTTAGATAATAAGTTATCTTCTGTAGAAAGTGTTATTGTCTTATTAAATAATGATATTAAAGCTAGAGATATTATATTAAAAAAGAATAATAAAGCGGAAGACTCTAGATATATTAGAAATATGTTAAAAAATATAGTAACATCAGAAGGAGATATAATCTCTTCAATTAGTGTGTATAGTTATAAAAATAATAATTTTTTCTCATACGGAGATGTTAAATATAATCCTAAATTTAAAAGTGAAGAATGGAATAAAAATAGTTTAAGCAAAAATGGCGGATTTTATTATGGACTACCAAATGATATAAGCGATTATGATAATATAAATTGGCCTACAATAGTTGTAGGGAAAGCATTCTATTTTTCAAATGGAAAAAAGCCAGATTTCGTTATGAAAATTCTTTTAAGAATGGAATTTTTCACTAAATTTATAAATAAAACTTTTTATGGAAAAAATTCAAAAAGTTTTATTATAAATAATAGTGGCAAAATGATTGTTTGTGGAGAACAGTCTAATAAAATAAAATTTTATAAAAATTTAGACGAGATTTCAAAAAAAGATAATTTTAAAAATATTTTAAAAAAAGTTAACGTATTAAAAACAAAAGAAAATTCATATGTACATATTCATAATGGAAAATATGTAGTGTATATGGTAAATTTTTCTGGTAATTCATGGAGTTTAGTTTCGGCAATACCTACTAATAATATAACAAGCGAATTAAAAAAAATAATTTGGATAGTATTAATTATTTTAATAATAACAATAGTAATTGAAACATATTTTTTATTTTTATTTTTTTATAAGGAATTAATATCTCCTTTAAATGAAATTCTGGCTGTTATAAAAAACTTTAAAATATCTGGAATAGGTAACATAAAGATGTTTGAAAATAATATTAAAAAAAATGAATTAGAACAAATAAAAATAGTTATTTTAGAGATGATGCAAGAAATTCAAAATAATTACAAAGATATACAATTAAATAATAATGAGCTAAAAGAGATACATATAAAATTGGAGAATAAAATAAATGAATTAAAAGAGTTAGGAAGTGAAAAAGATTCATTTTTAGAAAGGACATCTTATGAATTGATTTCTAATCTTGAAAATACATTGGCAATAATAGAAGTTTTATTTAATAAGGTAATAGGACAATTAACAAAAGAACAAGAATATAACTTGAAAATGATTTACGCTAATATAAACAAGCTTATGAATACAACAAATGATGTATTAGAGCTTTCTAAATTAAAAAAAAATAAAATAAAATTAGATATTGAAGATTTTAATATTAAAAATATAGTAGATAATGAAATAAAAAATTTAAACGTTTATGCGTTAAATAAAAACTTAGAGATTTCTAATAATATAACTGAAGATATATACGTACGTGGAGATAAAGTTCGTGTAAAAAAAATATTTTATAATTTAATTGAAAATAGTATAAAATTCACAAAAAAAGGGAATGTAGAGATTAGTTATAATATTTTAAAGGATAAAAATAGGATAGAGATATCTATTTCTGATACTGGAGTTGGTATAAAAAAAGAGATGTATAGTTTAATATTTGATTCATTTGAAAAAAGTTACAAAATGTTTGGAGAGAGAGAGAAATTAAAAGGATTAGGATTATACGTAGTAAAGAAAATAGTTGAAGCACATGGCGAAGAATTGAAAATAGATTCTAAAATAGGAGTTGGGACAAAAATATCATTTATTTTGACATTATCTGAAAGTAGTAAAAATTAA
- a CDS encoding response regulator, with the protein MKNVLHIESSKVIRKIFSSAINSLGWNYLYSVEKTKEISEIVKERDINFLIISYETEGMELIDVLKELKKINKKDLVIIISTTKEEIAYKKDMFELGVMDVLHKDMTYEELVLYLKKIMELSSLEKQYRGIKIGMLDDSAIALNIAKSVLTLNKFYNVDYYKDENEFLDNISKYDIYLVDLILPKISGMTIISNIREKYPEKKIILISGMGNPENISNALQIGANDYVIKPFNPMLFIARLRVTIRDYMLTKELKNLALRDAMTKLYNHQYIYERVKSEVSEVNRYKNKLSVIMFDIDDFKSVNDKYGHQMGDIVIKEIVGIIKNLKRDCDIAGRYGGDEFLIILPNTDEEGAVAIAYRIRKAVENIMIITDEKITISGGVAEYKEGLNDISLVNLADERLYKAKNSGKNKIVK; encoded by the coding sequence ATGAAAAATGTATTGCACATTGAATCTTCTAAAGTTATTAGAAAAATATTTTCTTCAGCAATAAATTCATTAGGATGGAATTATCTTTATTCTGTTGAGAAAACAAAAGAGATATCTGAAATAGTAAAAGAAAGAGATATAAATTTTTTAATAATTAGTTATGAAACTGAAGGAATGGAACTAATAGATGTTTTAAAAGAATTAAAAAAAATAAATAAAAAAGATTTAGTTATAATAATTTCTACAACTAAAGAAGAAATAGCATATAAAAAAGATATGTTTGAATTAGGAGTTATGGACGTATTACATAAAGATATGACATACGAAGAGTTAGTTTTATATTTAAAAAAAATAATGGAGTTATCATCATTAGAAAAGCAATATAGAGGAATAAAAATAGGAATGCTTGATGATAGTGCTATTGCGTTAAATATAGCTAAAAGTGTATTAACCTTAAATAAATTTTATAATGTTGACTATTATAAAGATGAAAATGAATTTTTGGATAATATTTCAAAATATGATATATATTTAGTTGATTTAATTTTACCAAAAATATCTGGTATGACTATAATAAGTAATATAAGAGAAAAATATCCAGAAAAGAAAATAATTTTAATATCTGGTATGGGAAATCCTGAAAATATTTCAAATGCCTTACAAATCGGAGCAAATGATTATGTAATTAAACCTTTTAATCCAATGCTATTTATTGCAAGATTAAGAGTAACAATAAGAGATTATATGTTGACCAAAGAACTTAAAAATTTAGCTTTAAGAGATGCAATGACAAAGCTATATAACCATCAATATATATATGAAAGAGTAAAATCAGAGGTTAGTGAAGTAAATAGATATAAAAATAAATTATCAGTTATTATGTTTGATATAGATGATTTTAAATCTGTTAATGATAAATATGGACATCAAATGGGAGATATAGTAATAAAAGAGATTGTTGGTATTATAAAAAATTTAAAAAGAGATTGTGATATTGCTGGAAGGTATGGTGGAGATGAATTTTTAATAATCTTACCAAATACAGATGAAGAAGGAGCAGTTGCTATTGCATATAGGATTAGAAAAGCAGTGGAAAATATTATGATTATAACAGATGAAAAAATTACTATTAGTGGTGGAGTAGCAGAATATAAAGAAGGATTAAATGATATATCATTGGTAAATTTAGCAGATGAGAGATTATATAAAGCTAAGAATAGTGGAAAAAATAAAATTGTAAAATAG
- a CDS encoding HAD family hydrolase produces MYKNYIFDLYGTLIDLETDEENKELWEKLSLFYSYNGAKYKFDELKKNYKEEAGKEIKNSLKFTKYPDIEILKVFEKLYFMKGKKATKKLVSETSLLFRILSSRKISLYDGVLELLKELKKRKKKIFLLSNGQRSFSISELKYFDIYKYFNGIYFSSDINICKPDEKFYNYLIKKEKLDKKSSIMIGNDYTTDIKGANNIGIDSYYIHTNYSPKLIKNIGATYTNIEGEIIDLLRI; encoded by the coding sequence ATGTATAAAAATTATATTTTTGATTTGTATGGGACTTTAATTGATTTGGAGACAGATGAAGAAAATAAAGAACTATGGGAAAAATTATCTTTGTTTTATAGTTATAATGGAGCTAAGTATAAATTTGATGAGTTAAAAAAAAATTATAAAGAAGAAGCAGGTAAAGAGATAAAAAATAGTTTAAAATTTACAAAATATCCAGATATAGAAATTTTAAAAGTTTTTGAAAAATTATATTTTATGAAAGGGAAAAAAGCAACAAAAAAATTGGTTTCAGAAACATCATTATTATTTAGGATTCTTTCAAGTAGAAAAATAAGTTTATATGATGGAGTTTTAGAATTATTAAAAGAACTAAAAAAAAGAAAAAAGAAAATATTTCTTTTATCTAATGGGCAAAGAAGTTTTTCGATTTCAGAGTTAAAATATTTTGATATATATAAATATTTTAATGGAATATATTTTTCATCTGATATTAATATTTGTAAACCAGATGAAAAATTTTATAATTATTTAATAAAAAAAGAAAAGCTTGATAAAAAAAGTAGTATAATGATTGGAAATGACTATACTACAGATATAAAAGGAGCTAATAATATAGGGATAGATTCATATTATATCCATACAAATTATTCTCCAAAATTAATAAAAAATATAGGAGCTACATATACTAATATTGAAGGAGAAATAATAGATTTATTAAGAATATAA